One genomic window of Medicago truncatula cultivar Jemalong A17 chromosome 1, MtrunA17r5.0-ANR, whole genome shotgun sequence includes the following:
- the LOC25483851 gene encoding GDSL esterase/lipase At5g03610 produces the protein MDSHKQLFILLWLSLVLVLLSGLQAEASRHLKYPTKELFVFGDSYVDTGNSQKSKPGSWKEPYGITFPGKPAGRFSDGRVLTDFIAKYLRLRSPIPHKFRNIVSKHYLKYGMNFAYGGTGVFDTFTSGPNMTAQIDSFNQLIQENVYTPSDLSKAIAYVSVAGNDYNHYLATNGSLPGFPSFIASVVKQTTTDLIHLQSLGFKRIVVGALQPLGCLPQTTAESSFQRCNSTFNDLVALHNNLLNQSVAKLNQETKDHTTFTILDIFDSFASVLNHPASHNIKDHLKPCCAGVSSQYNCGSVDENNVKKYLVCENPESSFFWDGLHPTQAGWNAVYNELEKKGLHNILY, from the exons ATGGATTCACACAAGCAACTATTCATCCTTCTATGGCTTTCGCTAGTACTTGTACTTCTCTCAG GACTGCAAGCTGAGGCCAGTCGTCACCtaaaatatccaacaaaagAATTGTTCGTTTTCGGAGACTCGTATGTTGATACCGGCAACAGCCAAAAAAGTAAACCTGGTTCATGGAAAGAACCTTATGGCATAACCTTTCCCGGAAAACCTGCAGGAAGATTCTCGGACGGTAGAGTTTTAACTGACTTCATTG CCAAGTATTTGAGATTGAGATCACCAATCCCTCACAAATTCAGGAACATTGTGTCTAAACATTATTTGAAGTATGGGATGAACTTTGCATATGGTGGCACAGGTGTATTTGATACATTTACTTCAGGACCAAATATGACAGCCCAAATCGATTCCTTCAACCAACTCATTCAAGAAAATGTCTATACTCCTTCAGATCTCAGCAAAGCTATTGCTTATGTCTCAGTTGCTGGAAATGACTACAATCATTACTTGGCCACAAATGGCTCTCTTCCG GGTTTTCCATCTTTCATTGCTTCAGTGGTTAAACAAACAACCACCGATTTGATTCATCTCCAAAGCTTAGGGTTTAAGAGAATTGTTGTAGGTGCTTTACAACCACTTGGATGTCTTCCTCAAACCACTGCTGAATCCTCGTTCCAACGTTGCAATAGTACATTTAACGACCTCGTAGCTCTCCATAACAACCTATTGAACCAATCCGTGGCCAAATTGAACCAAGAAACCAAGGATCACACCACCTTTACAATTCTAGACATTTTTGACAGTTTTGCGTCGGTGTTGAACCACCCTGCAAGCCATAATATCAAGGATCATTTGAAGCCATGTTGCGCGGGAGTAAGCAGTCAGTATAATTGTGGAAGTGTAGACGAGAATAATGTTAAGAAATATTTGGTTTGTGAAAATCCAGAATCAAGTTTCTTTTGGGATGGATTGCACCCAACACAAGCTGGATGGAATGCTGTATATAATGAGTTGGAGAAGAAAGGTcttcacaatattttgtactag